The following nucleotide sequence is from Pirellulales bacterium.
CAACGGCGCGTCGAATGGCACGACACGGACGCGGCAGGCATTGCGCATTTCACGGCCTTCTTTCGCTACATGGAGGAGGCCGAACACGAGCTGCTGCGGTCGCGCGGCTTGAGCGTGCTGATGCGCGACGACCTGGGGCAGCAGTTGTCCTGGCCCCGCGTGGCCGTACACTGCGACTATACCGGGTCCGTCAAGTTCGAGGACCTGCTGGACATCGAGGTTCAGATCGCCCGCTTGGGCACGAAGAGCGTGACGTACGACTTCCGCTTTCGTCACGGCGCGCGCGAAGTCGCCCGCGGCACCATCACGGCCGTTTGTTGCCGGATCACCGAGACCGGCGGCATCGAGGCCATCGCCATTTCGGCCGACATTGCCCGTCGGTTAGGCGGGCCCTTCGATTAGGCGGGCCGGCCGAATAGGCCGCTCAGCCTGAAGCTGGCCAACCGGCGCGCGCGATTAGGCAAGCTGTGCGCTGTCGGTCGTGCGCCTCGCATCTTTCAGGAGTACGGTCTCGATCGCTATGTTGAGATGATCGTCTGTTGCGCTGGCGAATCACGCGTCGAGGATCACGCATGACGGAACTTCTGGTGCGCGACGTCTGCAAAGCCTATCCCACTCGCGGCGAGCCGCTGGAGATCCTCCGCGGCTGCTCGCTTTCCCTGGCCCGCGGCGAAGCGGTCGCCGTCTTGGGCCCCAGCGGTTCGGGCAAGAGCACATTGCTGCATGTGCTCGGTGGGCTCGAAGCGCCCACTTCAGGGACCGTTGAGCTGTGCGGCG
It contains:
- a CDS encoding acyl-CoA thioesterase; this translates as MSEVYSTQRRVEWHDTDAAGIAHFTAFFRYMEEAEHELLRSRGLSVLMRDDLGQQLSWPRVAVHCDYTGSVKFEDLLDIEVQIARLGTKSVTYDFRFRHGAREVARGTITAVCCRITETGGIEAIAISADIARRLGGPFD